A single window of Calditrichota bacterium DNA harbors:
- a CDS encoding MotA/TolQ/ExbB proton channel family protein, whose translation MNILEILAKGGWVMILIALSSIAILAIFIERFFTLRSVKINARTFILHVKNLLLKGQLDEAVKAAKLTPGPVAAITKSALEKYKRPKEEIKEAIETAGRSQIYHLEKYLGALATLAAITPMLGFLGTVTGMIRAFMKIEALGGNVGPGVLAGGIWEALVTTAAGLLVGIVAIIFYNYLQGQVERLVFEMEDSSNELLEMVREEEA comes from the coding sequence ATGAATATTCTTGAAATTCTTGCCAAGGGCGGATGGGTAATGATTTTGATTGCTTTGAGTTCAATCGCTATTCTGGCTATTTTTATTGAACGGTTTTTCACACTCCGATCGGTCAAAATCAACGCGCGCACCTTTATTTTGCACGTAAAAAATCTCCTGCTGAAGGGACAACTGGATGAAGCCGTCAAGGCGGCCAAATTAACTCCCGGGCCGGTGGCGGCCATTACCAAATCCGCACTTGAGAAATACAAGCGACCAAAGGAGGAAATTAAGGAGGCCATCGAAACCGCCGGGCGGAGTCAGATTTACCATCTGGAAAAATATCTGGGAGCGCTGGCCACCCTTGCCGCCATTACCCCCATGCTCGGTTTTTTGGGCACGGTAACAGGAATGATCAGAGCGTTTATGAAAATTGAAGCCCTCGGGGGAAATGTGGGTCCCGGGGTTCTGGCCGGCGGCATCTGGGAAGCCTTGGTTACAACAGCGGCCGGACTTCTGGTGGGAATTGTCGCCATCATTTTTTACAATTACCTCCAGGGACAGGTGGAGCGCCTGGTTTTTGAAATGGAAGACAGTTCGAACGAGCTTCTGGAAATGGTTCGGGAAGAGGAGGCCTGA
- a CDS encoding biopolymer transporter ExbD — translation MKFETSKKRYTDFSAISLTDIVLLLLIFFLLSSSFVVQPGIKVKLPKAATARSEKVSNIFVTITKNGTVFLNQRRVSHSALGAGVRKLLKKWPDATVVIKADKNLSLQKTIDVIDIIKLAGAEKFMIATRPGM, via the coding sequence ATGAAATTCGAGACGTCCAAAAAACGTTACACCGATTTTTCGGCCATTTCCTTGACGGATATTGTGCTCCTGCTGTTGATCTTTTTTCTGCTGTCGTCCTCTTTTGTGGTTCAGCCGGGCATTAAAGTTAAGCTGCCGAAAGCGGCCACCGCCCGAAGCGAAAAGGTGTCCAATATTTTCGTGACCATTACAAAGAACGGAACGGTATTTTTGAATCAGCGAAGGGTTTCTCACAGCGCCCTGGGAGCCGGGGTGCGGAAACTGCTTAAAAAATGGCCCGATGCAACCGTTGTCATTAAGGCAGATAAAAACTTGTCGCTGCAAAAAACGATTGATGTCATCGACATCATTAAACTGGCCGGGGCAGAAAAATTCATGATTGCCACCCGCCCCGGGATGTAG